A window of the Arcobacter sp. F155 genome harbors these coding sequences:
- a CDS encoding cache domain-containing protein, with amino-acid sequence MIFENEKQFLKIIKYTPSFFIIILSLIIIIFQFIDKNNTFEKEKEKITQEYIQKNKNLIKTRVDSIYNFIEKERSYTKEELKNSIKGAVENAHSIANSIYERNKNKNPELIKKLIIDALRDVRFNKGRGYFFIYEKSGKNLLLPYNENLEGTNFINHQDSKGTFIIQEMNKALSKNNSTFYSWYWYNPNKQDKMREKLGYIKNFEPFDWFIGTGEYIEDYEQEVKEKILKHIKNLQFGQNGYVFVINYDYIYLSHIKKEYIGKDAITNNDAKQIRTVIKKLVEISKSGSGFYEYTQFIKPDGAESIKKISFVRGFQDWQWVIGTGFYEDDLKKAIKDKKEEIENEYQESLKKTLEISLFLVVILLLSSIYFSKILQKKFRKYKREIREHLIENTKQQNILAQQSKMAAMGEMIGNIAHQWRQPLSTISTTATGLKLQKEMDILDDKFLIESLEGINNSAQFLSKTIDDFRNFFKTDKNKEAFSIQNALDKALALVYVQFHNKNIEIIKNSADADIKNLENEFIQVVINILNNARDELVKKDFEEKKTIFIDVLKKKETIEISIKDNAGGIPEDILPRVFEPYFTTKHKSQGTGIGLYMSQEIIRKNMNGQIFVENIDFNYNNSDYRGACFTIKLPIDN; translated from the coding sequence ATGATATTTGAAAACGAAAAACAATTTTTAAAAATAATTAAATACACACCTTCATTTTTTATTATTATCTTATCGCTGATTATTATTATTTTTCAGTTTATTGATAAAAATAATACTTTTGAAAAAGAAAAAGAAAAAATCACTCAAGAATATATTCAAAAAAATAAAAACCTAATTAAAACAAGAGTTGATTCTATTTATAACTTTATTGAAAAAGAGAGAAGTTATACTAAAGAAGAGTTAAAAAACTCAATCAAAGGAGCAGTTGAAAATGCTCACTCTATTGCAAACTCTATTTATGAAAGAAATAAAAACAAAAATCCAGAGTTAATTAAAAAGCTTATTATTGATGCCCTAAGAGATGTTAGATTTAATAAAGGACGTGGATACTTTTTTATCTATGAAAAAAGTGGTAAAAATCTTCTTCTTCCATATAATGAAAACCTAGAAGGCACAAACTTTATTAATCACCAAGATTCAAAGGGAACTTTTATTATCCAAGAGATGAATAAAGCTTTATCAAAGAACAACTCTACTTTCTACTCTTGGTACTGGTATAACCCAAATAAACAAGATAAAATGAGAGAAAAACTTGGATATATTAAAAACTTTGAACCTTTTGATTGGTTTATAGGAACTGGTGAATATATCGAAGATTATGAGCAAGAAGTAAAAGAAAAAATACTAAAACATATCAAAAACTTACAATTTGGACAAAATGGCTATGTATTTGTAATCAATTATGACTATATCTATTTAAGTCATATTAAAAAAGAGTATATTGGAAAAGATGCAATTACAAATAATGATGCAAAACAAATAAGAACAGTAATAAAAAAACTAGTTGAGATATCTAAAAGTGGTTCAGGGTTCTATGAATATACACAATTTATAAAACCAGATGGAGCAGAATCAATAAAAAAGATTAGCTTTGTAAGAGGTTTTCAAGATTGGCAATGGGTTATTGGAACTGGTTTCTATGAAGATGATTTAAAAAAAGCTATTAAAGATAAAAAAGAAGAGATAGAAAATGAATATCAGGAGAGTCTTAAAAAAACCCTTGAAATATCTCTATTTTTAGTGGTAATATTACTTCTAAGTTCAATCTATTTTTCTAAAATATTACAAAAAAAGTTTAGAAAATATAAAAGAGAAATCAGAGAACACCTAATAGAAAATACAAAACAACAAAATATTTTAGCCCAACAATCAAAAATGGCCGCAATGGGTGAGATGATAGGAAATATCGCTCATCAATGGAGACAACCATTATCAACTATTTCTACTACTGCAACAGGTTTAAAACTGCAAAAAGAGATGGATATCTTAGATGATAAGTTTTTAATAGAGAGTCTTGAGGGAATAAATAACTCAGCACAATTTCTTTCTAAAACAATTGACGACTTTAGAAACTTCTTCAAAACTGATAAAAACAAAGAAGCCTTTTCTATACAAAATGCTTTAGATAAAGCTTTAGCCCTAGTTTATGTGCAATTCCATAATAAAAATATTGAAATCATAAAAAATAGTGCTGATGCAGATATTAAAAACCTTGAAAATGAGTTTATTCAAGTAGTAATAAATATTTTAAATAATGCAAGAGATGAACTTGTAAAAAAAGATTTTGAAGAAAAGAAAACAATATTTATTGATGTTTTAAAGAAAAAAGAGACTATAGAGATTTCTATAAAAGATAATGCAGGTGGAATACCTGAAGATATTCTACCAAGAGTATTTGAACCATACTTTACAACTAAGCATAAATCTCAAGGAACTGGAATAGGTCTTTACATGAGTCAAGAGATTATTAGAAAAAATATGAATGGTCAAATTTTTGTTGAGAATATAGATTTCAATTATAATAATAGTGATTATAGAGGTGCTTGTTTTACTATTAAACTTCCAATAGATAATTAA
- a CDS encoding methyltransferase domain-containing protein, whose product MKKNFTKKSLFEIYAYFNNKKEEKIINIIVLNPDVVENAYAGEKILLEDEEYVYRSYKSWNDLAEKFHYKMLTPMLIDKNFVELSFLKLEDKTFHSSKEVEEKYGVDSQFSRINKNEEPEFFHSYLQALKNVKVNKRKRVLNLGVNNAEEFELIKTAFKDEFLEIEFVGIDYCLSAIKKAKEKFIEDDNVKFYSYDINLLDELDLGKFDLIISIGTLQSSNLDFNAIFMHIVQNYLEKTGALILGFPNCRWLGGEVVYGAKAPNYSFSEQSLLYKDAFFCKKYLQQKKFRVTLTGKYYTILTATSIRAN is encoded by the coding sequence ATGAAAAAAAACTTTACAAAAAAATCATTATTCGAAATTTATGCTTACTTTAATAATAAAAAAGAAGAAAAAATAATAAATATTATTGTTTTAAATCCTGACGTAGTTGAAAATGCTTATGCAGGAGAGAAAATATTATTAGAAGATGAAGAGTATGTATATAGATCATATAAGTCTTGGAATGATTTAGCAGAAAAATTCCACTATAAAATGTTGACTCCAATGTTAATAGATAAAAACTTTGTGGAGTTGAGTTTCTTAAAACTTGAAGATAAGACTTTTCATTCAAGTAAAGAAGTTGAAGAGAAGTATGGTGTTGATTCACAATTTTCAAGAATAAATAAAAATGAAGAGCCTGAGTTTTTTCACTCTTATTTACAAGCATTAAAAAATGTAAAAGTAAATAAAAGAAAAAGAGTTTTAAACCTTGGAGTTAATAATGCAGAAGAGTTTGAACTTATCAAAACAGCATTTAAAGATGAGTTCTTAGAGATTGAGTTTGTAGGTATTGATTATTGTCTTTCTGCAATTAAAAAGGCAAAAGAGAAGTTTATAGAAGATGATAATGTAAAGTTTTATTCCTATGATATAAATCTTTTAGATGAACTAGATTTAGGAAAGTTTGATTTGATAATCTCAATTGGAACACTTCAAAGTTCAAATTTAGATTTTAACGCTATTTTTATGCATATTGTTCAAAACTATTTAGAGAAAACAGGTGCATTAATCCTAGGTTTTCCAAACTGTAGATGGCTTGGTGGTGAAGTTGTTTATGGGGCAAAAGCTCCAAATTATAGTTTTAGTGAACAGTCTTTACTGTATAAAGATGCTTTCTTTTGTAAAAAGTATTTACAACAAAAGAAGTTTAGAGTTACTCTTACTGGTAAGTATTATACTATTTTAACGGCTACATCAATAAGAGCAAATTAA
- a CDS encoding disulfide oxidoreductase, protein MNKVNSSLVLVMFIVASIATLGSLFFSEVMEFIPCSMCWYQRIFMYPLVLIFLINLLYPDDKLFKYSAPLVFVGLGFAIYHNLLMWGIVPESAVPCKQGVPCSTEYFEYFGFINIPFLSLAAYGIIAVLLLSLQKSRA, encoded by the coding sequence ATGAATAAAGTTAATTCAAGTCTTGTTCTTGTAATGTTTATTGTAGCTTCTATAGCTACTTTAGGGTCACTATTTTTTAGTGAAGTAATGGAGTTTATTCCTTGTAGTATGTGTTGGTATCAAAGAATTTTTATGTATCCACTAGTTTTAATCTTTTTAATCAATCTTTTATATCCAGATGATAAACTATTTAAATACTCAGCACCACTTGTTTTTGTAGGTTTAGGGTTTGCTATTTACCACAACTTACTTATGTGGGGAATTGTTCCAGAAAGTGCAGTACCTTGTAAACAAGGGGTTCCTTGTTCAACTGAGTATTTTGAGTACTTTGGATTTATAAATATTCCATTCTTATCATTAGCAGCATATGGAATAATCGCAGTATTACTATTAAGTTTACAAAAAAGTAGAGCATAA
- a CDS encoding TlpA disulfide reductase family protein: MKRLSLLFISIFAVLIFTGCNSSDEAVTIVEDNTSFEELKKQSNKTYNLKTTDGRTITLTVENDVLTSEQLKGKYVLLNFWATWCPPCIKEMPVFNKLYEKYQDKFELIGILFERDKDVQELAAFMEKHKIKFPITVGEENFRMAKAFDDVNKIPESFLYGTDGRFLKKYVGEVGEKDLESFLSK, encoded by the coding sequence ATGAAGAGACTATCTTTATTATTTATATCAATATTTGCAGTATTGATTTTTACAGGATGTAATTCAAGTGATGAGGCAGTAACAATTGTAGAAGATAATACAAGTTTTGAAGAGCTTAAAAAGCAAAGTAATAAAACTTATAATCTTAAAACAACAGATGGTAGAACAATTACATTAACAGTAGAGAATGATGTTTTAACATCAGAGCAGTTAAAAGGAAAGTATGTATTACTTAACTTCTGGGCTACTTGGTGTCCTCCTTGTATTAAAGAAATGCCTGTATTTAATAAATTATATGAGAAGTATCAAGATAAGTTTGAACTAATCGGAATTTTATTTGAAAGAGATAAAGATGTTCAAGAGTTAGCTGCTTTTATGGAAAAGCATAAGATTAAATTTCCTATTACAGTAGGGGAAGAAAACTTTAGAATGGCAAAAGCTTTTGATGATGTTAATAAAATTCCTGAGTCATTTCTTTATGGAACAGATGGTAGGTTTTTAAAGAAATATGTTGGAGAAGTTGGAGAAAAGGACTTAGAAAGCTTTCTTAGTAAATAG
- a CDS encoding ferritin family protein, with amino-acid sequence MNVYEYAMKVEKEGEAYYREMANMSPNAGLKRIFTMLAEEEVKHYNVFKSMMKKEKLDIDNLNLITDTQTIFETLANEKDNVSFDEKQINYYKDAIKREENSHNFYIEKSKDIEDEQERQIFIEIAHEETKHKKVLEEIVHFLEEPDNWVASAEF; translated from the coding sequence ATGAATGTCTATGAGTATGCAATGAAAGTAGAAAAAGAAGGTGAAGCCTACTATAGAGAAATGGCTAATATGTCACCAAATGCTGGATTAAAAAGAATTTTCACTATGCTTGCAGAAGAAGAAGTTAAGCACTACAATGTTTTTAAAAGCATGATGAAAAAAGAAAAGCTAGATATTGATAATCTAAATCTTATTACTGATACTCAAACAATCTTTGAAACACTTGCTAATGAAAAAGATAATGTAAGCTTTGATGAAAAACAAATAAACTACTACAAAGATGCAATAAAAAGAGAAGAAAACTCTCATAACTTTTATATAGAAAAATCAAAAGATATTGAAGATGAACAAGAGAGACAAATATTTATAGAGATTGCTCACGAAGAAACAAAACATAAAAAGGTTTTAGAAGAGATTGTTCATTTCTTGGAAGAACCAGACAACTGGGTAGCTAGCGCCGAGTTTTAG
- a CDS encoding pyridoxal phosphate-dependent aminotransferase, which produces MRYENMNSFIVMDIVREALKYEDTIHFEIGQPDLNPNPKVKEALKQAVDENKFSYTESLGLKSLRDKIVAHYKKEYGVDIDSSQILLTPGTSGAFLVAYTLTLKQNGKLGLSDPSYPCYKNFANMLDIEPVFMNIDKSCDYELKVEHLEKQNLDALQISSPSNPTGNIYGDRNLKELVEYCDKNSISFISDELYHGLVYEKDVSTALQFSDNVFVINGFSKYYCMPGLRLGWIIVPKNLVREAEIVAQNIFISAPTLSQYAALEAFDYEYLENIKNSFKQRRDYLYKELNEIFSVDAKPDGAFYLWADVSKYTDDSFAFAKELLENIHIATTPGKDFGTNSTNKYLRFAYTRDIKHMEEGIKRLKEYLQSR; this is translated from the coding sequence ATGCGATATGAAAATATGAACTCTTTTATTGTTATGGATATAGTTAGAGAAGCTTTGAAATATGAAGATACTATACATTTTGAAATAGGGCAACCTGACTTAAATCCAAACCCTAAAGTAAAAGAGGCTTTAAAACAAGCAGTTGATGAAAATAAATTCTCTTATACTGAAAGTTTAGGTTTAAAAAGTTTACGTGATAAAATAGTAGCTCACTATAAAAAAGAGTATGGTGTAGATATTGACTCTTCTCAGATTTTATTAACTCCTGGAACATCAGGGGCATTTTTAGTAGCTTATACTTTAACTTTAAAACAAAATGGAAAACTAGGACTTAGCGATCCTTCTTATCCTTGTTATAAGAACTTTGCAAATATGCTTGATATAGAACCTGTTTTTATGAATATTGATAAGTCATGTGATTATGAGTTGAAAGTTGAGCATTTAGAAAAACAGAACTTAGATGCTCTTCAAATATCTTCTCCTTCTAATCCAACGGGAAATATCTATGGTGATAGAAATTTAAAAGAGCTAGTTGAGTATTGTGATAAAAATAGTATCTCTTTTATTTCAGATGAGTTATATCATGGTTTAGTTTATGAAAAAGATGTTTCAACTGCTTTACAGTTTAGTGATAATGTCTTTGTTATCAATGGCTTTTCTAAATACTACTGTATGCCAGGACTTAGACTTGGTTGGATAATAGTTCCAAAGAACTTAGTAAGAGAAGCTGAGATTGTGGCTCAAAATATTTTTATCTCTGCTCCAACTCTTTCTCAATATGCAGCTTTAGAAGCTTTTGATTATGAGTATTTAGAAAATATAAAAAACAGTTTTAAACAAAGACGAGATTATTTATATAAAGAGTTAAATGAAATCTTTAGTGTTGATGCTAAGCCTGATGGAGCTTTTTATCTTTGGGCTGATGTTTCAAAATATACAGATGATAGCTTTGCTTTTGCAAAAGAGTTATTAGAAAACATTCATATAGCAACAACTCCAGGAAAAGATTTTGGAACTAACAGCACAAATAAGTATTTAAGATTTGCCTACACAAGAGATATAAAGCATATGGAAGAGGGAATTAAAAGATTAAAAGAGTATCTACAAAGTAGATAA
- a CDS encoding HAD family phosphatase, translating to MTNKKKFILFDNDGVLVETEKWYYEANVKALKELNLTLELDTYLEIMARGGTAWEIAFAQGVSKDVVDKQREKRDVFYQEFLTTKDIEIQGVKPLLKELSQNYKMAIITTSRRVDFDLIHKNRGIVDFMDFTLCVEEYAKAKPAPDPYIAGLKKFNAKKEETIIVEDSQRGLTSAYNAGIECAVVHNEFTKTHDFSKANYHIKKLDELKELLSTL from the coding sequence ATGACAAATAAAAAAAAATTTATACTTTTTGATAATGATGGTGTTTTAGTAGAAACAGAAAAATGGTATTATGAAGCTAACGTCAAAGCACTAAAAGAGTTAAACCTAACACTTGAATTAGATACTTACTTAGAGATTATGGCTAGAGGTGGAACAGCTTGGGAAATTGCATTTGCTCAAGGGGTTTCAAAAGATGTAGTTGATAAGCAAAGAGAAAAAAGAGATGTATTCTATCAAGAGTTTCTTACAACTAAAGATATTGAAATTCAAGGTGTAAAGCCTTTACTTAAAGAGTTATCTCAAAACTATAAAATGGCTATTATTACAACTTCAAGAAGAGTTGATTTTGATTTAATTCATAAAAACAGAGGTATTGTTGATTTTATGGATTTTACTCTTTGTGTTGAAGAGTATGCAAAAGCTAAACCAGCACCTGACCCATACATTGCAGGACTTAAAAAGTTTAATGCAAAAAAAGAAGAAACTATTATAGTTGAAGACTCACAAAGAGGTCTTACTTCAGCATATAATGCAGGTATTGAGTGTGCTGTAGTTCATAATGAGTTTACTAAAACCCATGACTTTTCAAAAGCAAACTATCATATTAAAAAATTAGATGAGTTAAAAGAGCTTTTATCTACTTTGTAG
- a CDS encoding ModE family transcriptional regulator, whose protein sequence is MKKLDNIQRDLLLTNLDEDGKLSCLKAFKVARLIGMKPKDMAEVTKSMNIKITNCELGVFGKINFSDLDDNIYNKLSQNFAQDKKVDCEVAWYTARDKGASLRKVGSTINNSDIKVTHCQLGCFYDEEFEEYDDK, encoded by the coding sequence ATGAAAAAACTTGACAATATTCAAAGAGATTTACTTCTAACAAATCTTGATGAAGATGGCAAACTATCATGTCTAAAAGCATTTAAAGTTGCCAGATTAATTGGGATGAAGCCAAAAGACATGGCTGAAGTAACAAAATCAATGAATATAAAAATTACAAACTGCGAACTTGGTGTTTTTGGAAAAATTAACTTCTCTGACTTAGATGACAATATATATAATAAACTATCTCAAAACTTTGCACAGGATAAAAAAGTTGATTGTGAAGTTGCTTGGTACACAGCAAGAGACAAAGGTGCAAGTCTAAGAAAAGTAGGCTCTACAATCAATAACTCAGATATAAAAGTTACTCACTGTCAACTTGGATGCTTCTATGACGAAGAGTTTGAAGAGTACGATGACAAATAA
- a CDS encoding TIGR00730 family Rossman fold protein, which translates to MNIAVYCGSNFGKNEIYKNTALKMVDYLAKENCSIVYGGSKAGLMGVISNHALEKNIPVYGVITHDLASKELENEKLSNIIKVNDIRERKAKMEELSDAFIAFPGGCGTLEEISEILTSIQVGYSTKPCAFFNLNGYYDNLLSFLQNAVNEGFMLKEHLDSIIVSDDIEVIYKGFINYEAPKSKWEILKALTNC; encoded by the coding sequence ATGAATATTGCAGTATATTGTGGTTCAAACTTTGGGAAAAATGAGATATATAAAAATACAGCCTTGAAAATGGTTGATTATCTAGCTAAAGAGAATTGTTCAATTGTTTACGGAGGAAGTAAAGCTGGACTTATGGGAGTTATTTCAAACCATGCTTTAGAAAAGAATATTCCTGTTTATGGAGTAATTACCCATGACCTTGCAAGTAAAGAACTTGAAAATGAAAAGCTTTCAAATATCATTAAAGTAAATGATATAAGAGAAAGGAAAGCAAAGATGGAAGAGCTTTCTGATGCTTTTATTGCATTTCCTGGTGGATGTGGTACTTTAGAAGAAATCTCAGAGATATTAACATCTATACAAGTGGGATATAGTACAAAACCTTGCGCTTTTTTTAACCTAAATGGATATTATGACAATCTTTTATCTTTTTTACAAAATGCTGTAAATGAAGGTTTTATGTTAAAAGAACATCTTGATTCAATTATTGTAAGTGACGATATAGAAGTGATTTACAAAGGCTTTATAAACTATGAAGCACCAAAGAGTAAATGGGAGATTTTAAAAGCGTTAACGAATTGTTAA
- a CDS encoding RND family transporter has product MTKKFFDLTVIKHPFKTVFILLLGVIFLGYYSTKLEIDASSETLLLDDDKDLQFARKVSKLYYNPDFLLVTYSPKKDLLHDETLEELKELSEELTQIENIASVTSILNVPLLQSPVQKLTKLVDNIRTLENSNPDKKLVKEEFLTSEIYKNALVSSDFKTTALVLNLKENKEYFKFIDKRKKLLDKQRTNSLSEEEKQQLTKIQKEFKLFRDKQREENSQTIEEIRTVIAQYQNNASLFLGGVNMIADDIITFVKNDLVIYGSTLVLLLILILWIIFRQMIWITLPLLICVLSVVSTTGALGFFAWEVTVISSNFIALQLIITISIVLHLIVRYRELSSIYPNSSQYKLVINTILSKLNPSFFAIITTIAGFGSLVLSGIQPVKNLGWMMSTGIAISLVISFIVFPAILILLKRVQSPKESNFKLKTIALSKYLVEFHGKKIIFTSIVVVVFALTGASKLIVENSFINYFKESTQIYKGMKVIDESLGGTTPLDVVITFKEEEKQEVKVSKDSFGFDSFEDEFAIDKSSEEYWFTRDKLNVILRVHNYLESIEEIGKVQSLATLLKIGKTLNEGKELDSFTLALLYKKLPEEYKKIILSPYINIENNQARITTRIIDSNPDLRRDELLKRINSELPAVINSSSVEFRLSNLMVLYNNMLQSLFDSQIKTLGFVVIILFVMFLILFKSFKIATIAILANIVPISIIFGIMGWLTIPLDIMTITIAAISIGIGVDDTIHYIHRFHEEYKKDHNYMEAMKRSHESIGYAMTYTSLVVIVGFCILVLSNLIPTIYFGLLTVIVMATILSSALLLLPKLLILLKPYGNKKARSI; this is encoded by the coding sequence ATGACTAAAAAGTTTTTTGATTTAACTGTTATAAAACACCCCTTTAAAACAGTTTTTATACTTTTATTAGGAGTAATATTCTTAGGATATTACTCTACAAAGTTAGAGATTGACGCTTCTTCAGAAACACTACTTCTTGATGATGACAAAGACTTACAATTTGCTAGAAAAGTTTCAAAGTTATACTATAATCCTGATTTCTTACTAGTTACATATTCTCCAAAAAAAGATTTACTTCATGATGAAACTCTTGAAGAGTTAAAAGAACTATCAGAAGAGCTAACACAAATAGAGAATATTGCCTCTGTAACTTCTATTTTAAATGTTCCCCTCCTTCAATCTCCTGTTCAAAAGTTAACAAAACTTGTTGATAATATAAGAACATTAGAAAATAGTAATCCAGACAAAAAACTTGTAAAAGAAGAGTTTTTAACTTCTGAGATATATAAAAATGCCTTAGTTAGTTCTGATTTTAAAACAACAGCACTAGTTCTAAATCTAAAAGAAAATAAAGAGTATTTTAAATTTATTGATAAAAGAAAAAAACTTTTAGATAAACAAAGAACTAATAGTTTAAGTGAAGAAGAAAAACAACAATTAACTAAGATTCAAAAAGAGTTCAAACTATTTAGAGATAAACAAAGAGAAGAAAATAGTCAAACAATAGAAGAGATAAGAACAGTAATTGCGCAGTATCAAAATAATGCTTCCCTATTTTTAGGCGGAGTAAATATGATTGCAGATGATATTATCACTTTTGTAAAAAATGATTTAGTTATCTATGGTTCAACTTTAGTTCTACTTCTAATCCTTATTTTATGGATTATTTTTAGACAAATGATTTGGATAACTCTACCTTTATTAATCTGTGTACTTTCAGTAGTTTCAACAACAGGTGCTTTAGGTTTCTTTGCTTGGGAAGTAACAGTTATCTCATCAAACTTTATTGCATTACAATTAATTATTACAATATCTATTGTTTTACACTTAATTGTAAGATATAGAGAACTTAGTTCTATCTATCCTAACTCTTCACAATATAAGCTTGTAATAAATACTATTTTATCAAAACTAAACCCATCATTCTTTGCTATTATTACTACTATTGCAGGGTTTGGTTCTTTAGTTTTATCAGGTATTCAACCAGTTAAAAACTTAGGTTGGATGATGAGTACTGGTATTGCTATTTCTTTAGTTATCTCTTTTATAGTATTTCCAGCTATCTTAATACTACTAAAAAGAGTTCAAAGTCCTAAAGAGTCTAACTTCAAGCTAAAAACAATTGCTCTATCAAAATACCTAGTAGAATTCCATGGTAAAAAAATCATCTTTACTAGTATTGTTGTAGTAGTTTTTGCACTAACAGGAGCTTCAAAACTTATTGTTGAAAATAGTTTTATTAACTACTTTAAAGAATCAACGCAGATATACAAAGGAATGAAAGTAATTGATGAAAGTCTAGGAGGAACAACTCCTTTAGATGTAGTAATTACTTTTAAAGAGGAAGAGAAACAAGAAGTTAAAGTATCAAAAGATAGCTTTGGTTTTGACTCTTTTGAAGATGAATTTGCTATTGATAAAAGTAGTGAAGAGTATTGGTTTACAAGGGATAAACTAAATGTCATTCTAAGAGTACATAACTATTTAGAATCTATTGAGGAAATAGGAAAAGTTCAATCATTAGCAACTCTTTTAAAAATAGGAAAAACATTAAATGAAGGAAAAGAGTTAGATAGCTTTACCCTTGCTTTACTTTATAAAAAGCTTCCTGAAGAGTATAAAAAGATAATTCTAAGTCCTTATATTAATATTGAAAATAATCAAGCAAGAATTACAACTAGAATCATTGATTCAAATCCCGATTTAAGAAGGGATGAGCTTTTAAAAAGAATTAATAGTGAACTTCCAGCTGTAATAAATAGCTCAAGTGTAGAGTTTAGATTATCAAATCTAATGGTTTTATATAACAACATGCTTCAATCGCTATTTGATTCGCAAATCAAGACTTTAGGTTTTGTTGTTATAATTTTATTTGTAATGTTTTTGATACTATTTAAATCATTTAAAATAGCAACAATTGCAATCTTGGCAAATATTGTTCCTATCTCTATTATCTTTGGAATTATGGGATGGCTTACTATTCCACTAGATATTATGACTATTACTATTGCAGCTATTTCTATAGGAATTGGGGTAGATGATACTATTCACTATATTCATAGATTTCATGAAGAGTATAAAAAAGACCATAACTATATGGAAGCTATGAAAAGAAGTCACGAAAGTATCGGTTATGCTATGACTTATACTTCTTTAGTAGTAATTGTTGGATTCTGTATTTTAGTATTATCAAATCTTATTCCTACTATCTATTTTGGACTATTAACAGTAATTGTAATGGCAACTATTTTAAGCTCTGCCCTACTTTTACTTCCAAAACTATTAATTCTATTAAAACCTTATGGTAATAAAAAAGCTAGGAGCATTTAA
- a CDS encoding phospholipid-binding protein MlaC, protein MLKKYFLLFLVSTTLIFAVTKEEIEPHMVKKVNEVLSILKSKELNKETKSQQIISKMDPIFDYTLMARLSLGKEWNTLSNDKKEEFTSLFTKVLKKSYLNKLDLYTNQEIKFLGTQEPKSNRIIVNTVLVGEKENFDINYKFYQKAKDEWKIYDINLLGVSIIQTYRQQFAGFLKDKSFDDLLKNLNSKK, encoded by the coding sequence ATGTTAAAAAAATATTTTCTACTATTTCTAGTTTCTACAACTTTAATATTCGCAGTAACTAAAGAAGAAATAGAACCACATATGGTTAAAAAAGTAAATGAAGTACTTTCTATTTTAAAAAGTAAAGAACTAAATAAAGAGACTAAAAGTCAACAAATAATTTCAAAGATGGATCCAATCTTTGACTATACTTTAATGGCTAGATTATCACTTGGAAAAGAGTGGAATACACTTTCAAATGATAAAAAAGAAGAGTTCACTTCACTATTTACTAAAGTTTTAAAAAAGTCATACCTTAACAAACTTGATTTATATACAAATCAAGAGATTAAATTTTTAGGGACACAAGAACCAAAAAGCAATAGAATTATTGTAAATACTGTACTTGTTGGTGAGAAAGAAAACTTTGATATTAACTATAAATTCTACCAAAAAGCAAAAGATGAATGGAAGATTTATGATATCAATCTACTTGGAGTAAGTATTATTCAAACTTACAGACAACAATTCGCAGGATTTTTAAAAGACAAATCTTTTGATGATTTATTAAAAAACTTAAATAGTAAAAAATAA